The nucleotide window GGGGCGGGCGGCGGCGTCCACGCGGGTCATCACAGCAGTCTCCCGCAGGCGGCGGTCGGCCCGGCACCAACCGGACGGCTCACGCGGGCGGCACCAGCTCCAGGCGCACCTTCGCCTTCTCGAACCTTCCCTCGGCAAGGTCCTCGGGGCGCATCAGCCAGAAGACGGTGTTCTCGATCGGCTCCCGCGAGATGGGGGAGACCCGGGCCTGGGCCAGCAGGCGCCACGGTTGGTCGTCGCCGCCCGGATACGGGGGCAGGCACGGGTCGTCGTAGGCGGGGCAGGCGTAGCCGCCGAGGGTGAGTTCACCGGCGCCGGAGGTGTCGGACCACAGGCCGTCCTCGTACTCCTCCCACACCAGGCGGCGTTCCTCGTGGGATTCGATGACGTCGTGGCCGGGGACGGGCATGTTCCAGTCGACGTGCATGTGGAGGGGAACGGTTCGCGGACGAACTCGGCGTGTTTTCCGGCGGGTCGGCGTTCGGCGGTCACCGTTCCGGCCGGGACGTGGAGGACGAAGCCCTCGGTGTCCTCGGAATCCTCTCCCCACTCCGGTTCGTCCATGGTGCCGAAGAACAACAGGTGCCCGTCGGCGGGGAGCGGG belongs to Streptantibioticus cattleyicolor NRRL 8057 = DSM 46488 and includes:
- a CDS encoding YwqG family protein, producing the protein MHVDWNMPVPGHDVIESHEERRLVWEEYEDGLWSDTSGAGELTLGGYACPAYDDPCLPPYPGGDDQPWRLLAQARVSPISREPIENTVFWLMRPEDLAEGRFEKAKVRLELVPPA